The stretch of DNA GCAGGCGTGCTCCGTCCGGCGGAAGGCCCCCGGCAGGACCTCGCCGGAGCCAAGGCCTGGGCCGGCCAGATGGCCGAGGCGCAGGCCGAGACCATCCGGCTGCTCAAGGACGCCGACCTGCCCGGGGCTCAGCGGCCGGCCGGACAACTCGTGGCGGAGCTCGAAGCGGGGTTGCCGTTCTGGCGGCAGGCCACCAAGGCGTCCGACGCGGACACCTTCCTCGGGCATCTGCGCTCGGTGAACGAGCACAACGGAGACACGTACGTCCGCCGGATCCGAGAACTGCTGGACCTGCCCCTGCCCAGCGCACAGCCGACGCAGGCACGCCACGACGGGGCCGCCCCGGCATCCACAGCTCAAACATCCACCGCTCCGGCACCCGTGTGACCTCGCCCGCTCCCACCCGGCCCGCGGGAACACCATGGAAGCCCGCGGTGTTGGTCTGCTGCGGCAGATCGGAGGTCGGACGGTGCATGGTGAGTACAAGGTCCCGGGCGGCAAGCTCGTCGTCGTGGACGTGGAGGTCGAGGACGGCTCGCTGCGGCACGTACGCGTGGCGGGCGACTTCTTCCTGGAGCCGGACGAGGCCCTGGAGGCCGTGAACCGCGCGCTGGAGGGCGCACCCGCGGACACCGCCGCGGCGGGCCTGGCCGCCCGCATCGACGCGGCGCTGCCCGAGGGCACCGTGATGTACGGGCTGACGTCCGAGGGCGTCGGGATCGCGGTGCGCCGCGCGCTGGCGCACGCCACGGACTGGACGGACTACGACTGGCAGCTCGTCCACGAGGGCCCGCAGTCCCCCGCGCTGCACATGGCACTGGACGAGGTGCTGACGGCGGAGGTCGCCGCGGGCCGGCGTCCGCCGACCCTGCGCGTGTGGGAGTGGGCCGCGCCCGCGGTGATCATCGGCAGTTTCCAGTCGCTGCGCAACGAGGTGGACCCCGAGGGGGCGGCGCGGCACGGCGTCGAGGTGGTGCGCCGGATCTCCGGCGGCGGCGCGATGTTCGTCGAGCCGGGCAACACGATCACGTACTCGCTGTCGGTGCCGGAGGCGCTGGTGCAGGGGCTGTCCTTCCAGGACAGCTACGCCTACCTGGACGACTGGGTGCTCGGCGCCCTCGGCGACATGGGGATCCGGGCCTGGTACCAGCCGCTGAACGACATCGCCACCGACCAGGGAAAGATCGCGGGCGCCGCGCAGAAGCGGATGGTGGGGCCGGGCGGAGGTCCCGGAGCGGTGCTGCACCACGTGACCATGTCGTACGACATCGACGCCGGCAAGATGCTGGAGGTGCTGCGGATCGGGCGGGAGAAGCTGTCCGACAAGGGCATCGGGAGCGCGAAGAAGCGGGTGGACCCGCTGCGCCGGCAGACCGGGCTCGCCCGCGAGGCGGTCATCGCGCGGATGGTGGAGTCCTTCCGCGCCCGGTACGGGCTGACGGACGGCAAGGCGACCGACGAGGAGCTGACCCGCGCGCGGGAGCTGGCGCGGACGAAGTTCGGTTCGGAGCGGTGGACGGCGCGGGTGCCGTAGCGTCCAGGCGCGCAGTCACCGGCCCCGACTGCTCGGCGGGGACGGTGAGTTGCTCCGCGCGGCCTCAAGGGCCCTGCTCAGTTTCACCTCCCTCCGCCGGGACATAAACGGCAAACGGTACGTCAGGAGCGGGCGGCCGTAACCGCGCGGGCACGGAGCGGAGTACCGCTTCCGCCACACGGGGAGTCGTGTGACACTGAGGTTCCGTCCGCGGTGCGGAGTCGCTCCCCACCGCGTCCGTCCCCCACACGAGAAGTGCGCCGTGCGTGAACTTCCTCTCCCTCTCGCGCTCACCGCGCGACTGAGTCCGGTCGTCGTGCTCGCCTGCGCGGGCTGGGCGTTGACGTCCGGCCCGTTCGCCGCCTCCCCGGCCGCCGCCGGTCCCAAGGCCGCACAGCAGGAGGACCGCGGCGCCGACGACGGGGCGTCCTCCGAGCCGTCCGCTCCGTCGTCGACCGCGGTGACCAAGACGTACGCGTCCGCCCCCGCACCGTGCACCAGCGTCGCCGAGAAGACGATCACGTCCCTGGTGCCGGGCGCCAAGGCCGCGGGCAAGGAGATCCCGTCGACGGACACCAACGTGCGCCGGACCTGCTCCTGGAACGCGCTCAAGGACTACGACTACCGCTGGCTCGACGTGTCCTTCGAGATCATGGCGACGGACGAGGCGGCGCTGAAGTCGTACGAGCAGCGGACCACCGACAAGAGCGGCGGCGGGGCCGTGCCCGGTCTCGGTGACAGCGCCTACTCGGTGGTGAACCTGACCACCGAGGACAAGCAGGAGACCCGCGAGGGCGTGGTGCTGGCCCGCGCCGCCAACGCGATCGTGGTCGTCACGTACAACGGCAGCGACTTCGAGTCGAAGAAGGCGCCGAGCACGGACGAGATCAACAAGGGCGCCATCAAGGCCGCCAAGGAGGCGATGGCCGCCCTGGAGAACGGTCGCACGGGCTGACCGTCCTCCCAGGGCGGTGAAACGCTTCGAACGGTGACGCGCGTCAGACGGTGGCCCGCTGCCGGCCGCGCGCCGCCATCAGCAGCAGATACAGCACCAGCGAGGTGCCCAGGCCCACTGCCCAGCCGTAGTCGGCGAGGGACTTCAGGGCCGGGATGGGTCGGCCGTCGATCAGCGGGTGGAAGTCCGCGCCGCCGATGGCCAGCACGCCGCCCACCACGAAGGCCACGACCGCCCGCCAGTTCCAGCCGCCCTCGTACCAGTAGCGTCCGCCCGCGCGGTACAGGTCGCCCAGGTCCAGCCGGGAGCGCCTGAGGACCCAGTAGTCGGCGATGAGGATGCCGGCGACCGTGCCGAGCAGTCCGCCGACCAGGCCGAGCCAGGTGAAGATGTAGCCCTGCGGGTCGGCGTACAGCTTCCACGGGCACATCACCACGGCGAGCACGGCGGTGACCAGGGCGCCGGTGCGGAAACTGACCTTGCGCGGCGCGACGTTGGAGAAGTCGAAGGCCGGGGAGACCATGTTGGCCGCGATGTTGACCGACAGGGTCGCCACCAGCACGGTGACCAGCGCGTACACCAGGCCCACCACGTTGTCCGTCTTCGCCGCCAACTGCACCGGGTCCCACACCGGTTCGCCGTACACGGCCTGGGAGCCGGAGGTGACCAGCACGGACAGGAACGCGAACAGGGTCATGGTCGTGGGCAGTCCGAGCGCCTGGCCCCGGGTCTGCGCCTTCTGGCTCCTGCCGTACCGGGTGAAGTCCGGGATGTTCAGCGACAGGGTGGACCAGAAGCCGATCATGCCCATCAGGGAGGGCGCGAACAGTCTCCAGAAGTCCGCTCCCCAGCCCAGTTTCGACGGCTGGTCGAAGAGCGGGCCGAGTCCGCCGGCTTTGCTGCTCATCCACCACAGCATCACGAAGGCGCCGACGAGCACGAAGGGCGCCGCCCAGTTCTCGAACCGGCGGATGGTCTCCATGCCCCGGTAGATGACGGCCACCTGGATCAGCCAGAAGATGGCGAACGACAGCCACATCGTCCAGGCGTGGCCGCCCACCTTCGCGGCGTCCGTCCAGCCGCTCCCGATCAGTTTCCCGGCGAGGAAGTAGATCGCCTCGCCGCCGATCCAGGTCTGGATGCCGAACCAGCCACACGCCACCAACGCCCGTACGACGGCGGGCAGGTTGGCGCCGCGCACGCCGAAGGAGGCGCGCGCGAAGACCGGGAAGGGGATGCCGTACTTGGGTCCCGCGTGCCCGGTGAGCAGCATGGGGACGAGCACAATCAGGTTGGCCAGGGCGATGGTGAACACCGCCTGCTTCCAGTCCATCCCGACGGCGATCAGACCGGAGGCCAGGGTCCAGGAGGCCGTGTTGTGGGCCATGCCGACCCACAGTGCGGAGAAGTTGTACGTGGTCCAGGTGCGCTGGGCGACCGGGACGGGCAGCAGGTCCGCGTTGGCGTAGGGGCCGCTGGGCGGCGGAGTGCCGGGGGCGATCTCCACCCGCCCATCGGCGAGGGTGACCTGCGCGGACGGCGGTATGGCCGGAGGAGCGGTGTCGGTCATGGGCAGCCCAATCGATGAGACGGGTCGAAACGGGGCGGTGCGGGCGCCCGGCCCCTCCCCGGGGAGGTGGGGAGGGGGGACAGAGGGGGGATGGGAACAGCACTCGGGGACTCAGGAGTTGACGGCCGGGATGATCTGCTGCCCGTACGCGTCGATCACGGCTTCCTGCGCGTCGTGCATGTCGTACACGGCGAACTGGTCCACGCCCAGCTCACGCAGCGCGTTCAGCTTCTCGATGTGCTTCTCGACCGGTCCGACCACGCAGAACCGGTCGACGATCTCGTCCGGCACGAACTGCGTGTCCGGGTTGCCGCTGCGCCCGTGGTGGGCGTAGTCGTAGCCCTGGCGGGCCTTGATGTAGTCGGTGAGTTCGTCGGGGACGGCGGCGGAGTGCTCGCCGTAGCGGGTGACCAGGTCGGCCACGTGGTTGCCGACCATGCCGCCGAACCACCGGCACTGGTCGCGGGCGTGGGCGAGCGCCTCGGGCGAGTCGTCGGCGGTGACGTACGCCGGGGCGGCGACGCAGATCTTCACCTCGGACGGGTCGCGCCCGGCCGCGGCCGCCGCGTCCTTCACGGCCTTCACCATGTACTCGGTCAGATAGAGGTCGGCGAGCTGGAGGATGAACCCGTCGGCCTCCTCACCGGTCATCTTCAGCGCCTTGGGGCCGTACGCGGCCATCCACACGGGCAGTTCCGCGCCCGGCTTGATCCACGGGAACCTGATCACCGTGCCGCCGAGGTCGGCCTCCTCGCCCCTGCCCAGCGCCCGGATGACCTTCATCGCCTCGCTGATCCGGGCCAGGGTGTTGGGTTTGCGGCCGGCCACCCGCATCGCGGAGTCGCCGCGGCCGATCCCGCAGACCGTGCGGTTGCCGAACATGTCGTTGAGGGTGGCGAAGGTGGAGGCCGTGACCTCCCAGGTGCGGGTGCCGGGGTTGGTGACCATGGGGCCGACGGTCAGCTTCTCGGTGTTCGCGAGGATCTGACTGTAGATCACGAACGGCTCCTGCCAGAGCACGGCGGAGTCGAAGGTCCAGCCGTAGCGGAAACCGTTGTGCTCGGCGCGCTTCATCAGGCTGACCACGCGCGAGGCCGGCGGGTCGGTCTGCAGGACGAGTCCGAAGTCCATGGGCGGCACTCCTAGTCGAGGTACTGGCAGGTGGAGCGCGGGGTGTAGACGCCGTGCCCGGCGTGCCCGGTGTACTCCCGCTCGGTGATGACGGGTTCGCCGCGGGAGAGCACGGTCTCCACCCGGCCGGTGATCCGCCTGCCCTCGTACGCCGAGTAGTCGACGTTCATGTGGTGGGTCTCGGCGGACATGACCTGCTCGGCGTGCGGGTCGTAGATGACGACGTCCGCGTCGGCGCCCGGCGCGATCGTGCCCTTCTTCGGGTACATGCCGAACATGCGGGCCGGGGTGGCGCAGGCGATCTCGATCCAGCGGCGGCGCGAGATGTGCCCGTCGACGACGGCCTGGTGGAGCAGGTCCATCCGGTTCTCCACGCCCGGCATGCCGTTGGGGATCTTGGAGAAGTCGCCGCGGCCGAGTTCCTTCTGGCCGGTGAAGCAGAAGGGGCAGTGGTCGGTGGAGACCACCTGGAGGTCGTTGGTGCGCAGGCCCTTCCACAGGGCCGCCTGGTGCTCCCTGGGGCGAAGGGGCGTCGAGCACACGTACTTGGCGCCCTCGAAGCCGGGCTCGGCGAGGTTGTCGGTGGACAGGAACAGGTACTGCGGGCAGGTCTCGCCGAAGACGTGCAGTCCCTGGTCGCGTGCCCTGGCCAGTTCGGCGACCGCCTCCTGCGCCGAGACGTGCACGACGTACAGCGGCGCGCCCGCGACCTGGGCGAGCCGGATGGCGCGGTGGGTGGCCTCGGCCTCCAGCAGGGCCTTGCGGACCTCTCCGTGGTAGCGCGGGTCGGTCTCGCCGCGGGCCAGTGCCTGTTCGACCAGGACGTCGATGGCGATGCCGTTCTCGGCGTGCATCATGATCAGCCCGCCGTTGTCGGCGGCACGCTGCATGGCGCGCAGGATCTGCCCGTCGTCGCTGTAGAAGACTCCCGGGTAGGCCATGAACTGCTTGAAGGAGGTCACGCCCTCCTCCACCAGGAGGTCCATCTCCTTGAGCGTCTCCTGGTTCACATCGGAGACGATCATGTGGAAGCCGTAGTCGATCGCGCAGTTGCCCTCGGCCTTGGCGTGCCAGGCGTCCAGGCCCTCGCGCAGGGTTGCGCCGACGGTCTGGATGGCGAAGTCCACGATCGTGGTCGTGCCGCCCCAGGCGGCGGCCCGGGTGCCGGTCTCGAAGGTGTCCGCGGCGTAGGTGCCGCCGAAGGGCATCTCCATGTGGGTGTGGCCGTCGACCCCGCCCGGGATCACGTACTTGCCGGTGGCGTCGATGGTCCGCTCGGCGGCGAACGCCCCGGCGGCCGGGGTGCCGGAGGCGGCGAGGGCGGCGATGCGGCCGTCCTCGATCAGGACGTCGGCGTGGATCTCGTCGGCGGCGGTGATGACGAGGCCGCCGCGGATGACGGTGCGGCTCATGCTCCCTCTCCTTCCGGTCGGGTGTGCACGGTGGGTCGCGGGTCCCCGGTCAGGGCGCGGTCAGCGGCTCGTACGTGCCCGGGGCGCGGTCGCGGTAGAACTGCCAGCGGTCGCGGACCTCGCGCAGCTTGGCCAGGTCCAGATCGCGCACCACGAGTTCGGTGTCCTTGTCGCTCGCCGGTTCGCCGACGAACTGCGCCTCCGGGTCCACGAAGTACGAGGTGCCGTAGAAGTCGTTGTCCCCGTGCTCCTCGACGCCCACCCGGTTGATCGCGCCGACGAAGTACTCGTTGGCGACGGCCGCCGCCGGCTGCTCCAGCTGCCACAGGTAGCCGGACAGTCCGCGCGAGGTGGCCGACGGATTGAAGACGATCTCGGCGCCGGCCAGTCCGAGGGCCCGCCAGCCCTCCGGGAAGTGCCGGTCGTAGCAGATGTAGACACCGATCCTGCCCGCCTTGGTGTCGAAGATCGGCCAGCCGCTGTTGCCGGGCCGGAAGTAGAACTTCTCCCAGAAACCCTTGACCTGCGGGATGTGGGTCTTGCGGTACTTGCCGAGGTAGGAGCCGTCCGCGTCGATCACGGCGGCGGTGTTGTAGAGGACGCCGGGCTGCTCCTCCTCGTACATCGGCAGCACCAGGACGAGGCCGAGTTCCTTCGCGAGCGCCTGGAAGCGCCGGACGATCGGGCCCTCGGGGATCTGCTCGGCGTACTCGTAGAACGCGGGGTCCTGGACCTGGCAGAAGTACGGTCCGTAGAACAGTTCCTGGAAGCACAGCACCTGGGCGCCCTGCGCGGCCGCGTCGCGGGCCGCCTGCTCGTGGACCTGGATCATGGATTCCTTGTCGCCGGTCCACGCGGTCTGGAAGAGGGCGGCGCGGATCACCTTGCTCATCGGGACCTCCACTCGCTGGATGTGCGGGGAGCGTAGAAAGCCGGCGGCTCCGCTTTGAGGTGCACCGTGTCACGTCTGCGGGGGCGGTGCGTGCCACCGTGTCACTCCGGGTCCGTCCCATGTCTCACCACCGTTCTCCCGGCCGTTCTTCCGGCTCACTCCTGTTGCGCGTCGTGCGCGAGGAGCGCGATGTGCACCGAGGCGGCCTGCTCGAAGTCGTCGAGGTCCACCCCGAGGCACGCCTGTATGGACTCCAGGCGGCGGTAGAGCGCGGGCCGGGAGACGTGGTGGAGCTGGGCGGTGCGGGACTTGTTGCGGCCCGTGGCGAGGTAGGTGCGCAGCACGGACAGCAGGTCGTCGTCGGCCCGTCGCAGCAGGCCGTCCAGTTCCCGCTCGGCGAAGGACTGCACGTGCGGGTCGTCGCGCAGCAGCCGGACCAGGCCGCGCAGGTGCACGTCCTTCAGGCGTACGACGGCCGGGAGGTCCAGGGCCGCGGCGGAGTCGGCCACGGCCCGGGCGACGTGCCGCGCCTCGCGCAGCCCGGCGGGCACGTCGTCCCAGACGGTGCGTGCGTCCGCGGCGGCGACGACCGTGCGGTCCGCGCCGGATCCGCCGCGCAGCCGGACCGCGAAGTGCTCGGTGAGGGCGTCGGCGTCCTGGTCGCGGGCGAGGCTGAGCAGCACGGCGGTGGCGCCCTCGGTCAGCTCGGCGACCAGCCCGGGAAGGCCCAGCAGGCGCAGCAGCCGGTCGAGTCCGGCCACGTCGCCGTCCGGTACGACCAGCGGTACGAAGCTGCGCCGGTTGACCGGCAGCCCGGCGGCCCGTGCCCGGGGCAGCAGCTGCCGGGCCGGTACGGCTCCGCCCACGAGGTCGGTGAGCAGGCTCTGCGCGGACTGCTCCTCCCAGGAGCAGCCGGCGTTGCGGCCGAGCATGCGGTGCAGGACGAGGGCCTCGGCGGCGCGGTCGGCCAGCAGCCGTCCGGTGGCGCTGTCGCCGCGGTGCCCGCACAGCACGATCCGTCCCCACCGCTCACCGCGTCCGCCCAGTTCGGCGCGGATCCAGCCGTCGCCCTGCCCGGCACCGGCCTGCCGGGCGATGCGCTCCCAGTCCCGCAGCACGTCGTCCACCGCCGACCGTTCCCCCGCCGTGGCCAGGACGCGGTGGGCGAGGTTGGCGACGACGACGGGGCAGGCGCTGTGCTGGGCGATCTCGTCGAGCAGTGCCTGGAGCGGGGCGCCCGCCGTGATCAGCGCGGTGAGGGCGGTGCGTACGGCCTCCGACAGGCTGACGGAGGCGAACTTGCGCCGCACCAGCCGGGACTGGACCTCCTCGGTCAGCTCGGCGAAGGGGAAGGGGCGGTGCAGGACGACCAGGGGCAGCTGGCACCGCTCGGCGGCCCGGCGCATCACGTCCGGCGGCGTGGGGAAGGCCCGGCCCAGGCCCAGTACGACGGCCGCGGCCTCCGCGCGGTGCAGGGAGCGGATGTACTCGGCCTGTTTCTCCTCGTCGCCGGCGAGCAGCACGCCGGTGGTGAGGACCATCTCGCCGCCGCTGAGCATCACGCCGACGTCGGCGGCCTCGGCGACGTGCACCCAGCGCACGGGCCGGTCGAGGTGGCCGGCGCCGGCCACCACCTCGGGCTCCCCCGCGAGCACCCGCTCCAGGGTGAGGACCTGGCGCACCGACAGGGCGGGTTCCGGCGGGTTCCA from Streptomyces sp. 6-11-2 encodes:
- a CDS encoding biotin/lipoate A/B protein ligase family protein, translated to MHGEYKVPGGKLVVVDVEVEDGSLRHVRVAGDFFLEPDEALEAVNRALEGAPADTAAAGLAARIDAALPEGTVMYGLTSEGVGIAVRRALAHATDWTDYDWQLVHEGPQSPALHMALDEVLTAEVAAGRRPPTLRVWEWAAPAVIIGSFQSLRNEVDPEGAARHGVEVVRRISGGGAMFVEPGNTITYSLSVPEALVQGLSFQDSYAYLDDWVLGALGDMGIRAWYQPLNDIATDQGKIAGAAQKRMVGPGGGPGAVLHHVTMSYDIDAGKMLEVLRIGREKLSDKGIGSAKKRVDPLRRQTGLAREAVIARMVESFRARYGLTDGKATDEELTRARELARTKFGSERWTARVP
- a CDS encoding NCS1 family nucleobase:cation symporter-1 gives rise to the protein MTDTAPPAIPPSAQVTLADGRVEIAPGTPPPSGPYANADLLPVPVAQRTWTTYNFSALWVGMAHNTASWTLASGLIAVGMDWKQAVFTIALANLIVLVPMLLTGHAGPKYGIPFPVFARASFGVRGANLPAVVRALVACGWFGIQTWIGGEAIYFLAGKLIGSGWTDAAKVGGHAWTMWLSFAIFWLIQVAVIYRGMETIRRFENWAAPFVLVGAFVMLWWMSSKAGGLGPLFDQPSKLGWGADFWRLFAPSLMGMIGFWSTLSLNIPDFTRYGRSQKAQTRGQALGLPTTMTLFAFLSVLVTSGSQAVYGEPVWDPVQLAAKTDNVVGLVYALVTVLVATLSVNIAANMVSPAFDFSNVAPRKVSFRTGALVTAVLAVVMCPWKLYADPQGYIFTWLGLVGGLLGTVAGILIADYWVLRRSRLDLGDLYRAGGRYWYEGGWNWRAVVAFVVGGVLAIGGADFHPLIDGRPIPALKSLADYGWAVGLGTSLVLYLLLMAARGRQRATV
- a CDS encoding TIGR03842 family LLM class F420-dependent oxidoreductase, giving the protein MDFGLVLQTDPPASRVVSLMKRAEHNGFRYGWTFDSAVLWQEPFVIYSQILANTEKLTVGPMVTNPGTRTWEVTASTFATLNDMFGNRTVCGIGRGDSAMRVAGRKPNTLARISEAMKVIRALGRGEEADLGGTVIRFPWIKPGAELPVWMAAYGPKALKMTGEEADGFILQLADLYLTEYMVKAVKDAAAAAGRDPSEVKICVAAPAYVTADDSPEALAHARDQCRWFGGMVGNHVADLVTRYGEHSAAVPDELTDYIKARQGYDYAHHGRSGNPDTQFVPDEIVDRFCVVGPVEKHIEKLNALRELGVDQFAVYDMHDAQEAVIDAYGQQIIPAVNS
- the hydA gene encoding dihydropyrimidinase translates to MSRTVIRGGLVITAADEIHADVLIEDGRIAALAASGTPAAGAFAAERTIDATGKYVIPGGVDGHTHMEMPFGGTYAADTFETGTRAAAWGGTTTIVDFAIQTVGATLREGLDAWHAKAEGNCAIDYGFHMIVSDVNQETLKEMDLLVEEGVTSFKQFMAYPGVFYSDDGQILRAMQRAADNGGLIMMHAENGIAIDVLVEQALARGETDPRYHGEVRKALLEAEATHRAIRLAQVAGAPLYVVHVSAQEAVAELARARDQGLHVFGETCPQYLFLSTDNLAEPGFEGAKYVCSTPLRPREHQAALWKGLRTNDLQVVSTDHCPFCFTGQKELGRGDFSKIPNGMPGVENRMDLLHQAVVDGHISRRRWIEIACATPARMFGMYPKKGTIAPGADADVVIYDPHAEQVMSAETHHMNVDYSAYEGRRITGRVETVLSRGEPVITEREYTGHAGHGVYTPRSTCQYLD
- a CDS encoding nitrilase-related carbon-nitrogen hydrolase encodes the protein MSKVIRAALFQTAWTGDKESMIQVHEQAARDAAAQGAQVLCFQELFYGPYFCQVQDPAFYEYAEQIPEGPIVRRFQALAKELGLVLVLPMYEEEQPGVLYNTAAVIDADGSYLGKYRKTHIPQVKGFWEKFYFRPGNSGWPIFDTKAGRIGVYICYDRHFPEGWRALGLAGAEIVFNPSATSRGLSGYLWQLEQPAAAVANEYFVGAINRVGVEEHGDNDFYGTSYFVDPEAQFVGEPASDKDTELVVRDLDLAKLREVRDRWQFYRDRAPGTYEPLTAP
- a CDS encoding PucR family transcriptional regulator — encoded protein: MTTASDTPPTTWNPPEPALSVRQVLTLERVLAGEPEVVAGAGHLDRPVRWVHVAEAADVGVMLSGGEMVLTTGVLLAGDEEKQAEYIRSLHRAEAAAVVLGLGRAFPTPPDVMRRAAERCQLPLVVLHRPFPFAELTEEVQSRLVRRKFASVSLSEAVRTALTALITAGAPLQALLDEIAQHSACPVVVANLAHRVLATAGERSAVDDVLRDWERIARQAGAGQGDGWIRAELGGRGERWGRIVLCGHRGDSATGRLLADRAAEALVLHRMLGRNAGCSWEEQSAQSLLTDLVGGAVPARQLLPRARAAGLPVNRRSFVPLVVPDGDVAGLDRLLRLLGLPGLVAELTEGATAVLLSLARDQDADALTEHFAVRLRGGSGADRTVVAAADARTVWDDVPAGLREARHVARAVADSAAALDLPAVVRLKDVHLRGLVRLLRDDPHVQSFAERELDGLLRRADDDLLSVLRTYLATGRNKSRTAQLHHVSRPALYRRLESIQACLGVDLDDFEQAASVHIALLAHDAQQE